In Ornithinibacter aureus, the genomic stretch TGCCAGGCGTTGGTCGCGGCGAGGCCGACGACGAGGTGTGCGAGGGCGTCGTCGGGCACGGCGAGCAGGATGAGCTCGGCGCCCTCGACGACGCTCGCGACGTCCTTGAGGGGCACGCCGGGCAGCAGGTCGGCGGCCCGGGCCCGGCTGGCGTCGGAGACGGCGTACGTGCCGGTGACCCGGTGGCCCGCCCTGGCGAGGGCTGCGCCCAACACGGAGCCGACCCGGCCCGCACCGACGACACCGACGGTGAGGCGGGCGGGGTGCTCGATGCCGTCCACGATCGAGCACGCTACCGCGTACCGTGCTGGCGTGAAGGTTGCGTGGCGGCAGGCGTGGCACGACGCGCTCTACGGCGAGGCCGGGTTCTACCGTCGCGGCGAGGGGCCAGCGGGTCACTTCACGACGTCGACCCACGGCGCTCTGGGCGTCGTGTTCGCCGGGGCCATCGCCCACCTCGCCGACCGTGAGGGTGCCACGCACGTCGTCGACATCGGCTGTGGCCGTGGCGAACTGCTGACGCACCTGCACGAAGCCCGACCCGACCTGGCTCTCACCGGGGTCGACGTCGTGAGCCGGCCCAACGGCATCCCGGATGCCGTGGCGTGGCTTCGGTCGCCGGGCGGCGGTTCGCTGCCACCCGGGCTCGACGGCCTGACCGACGTGCTCGTCGTGGCGCACGAGTGGCTCGACGTCGTGCCGTGCACCGTGGCCGAGGTGGTGGCGCCGGGGCAGTTGGCGGTCGTGGTCGCCGACCCGACGACGGGTGAGGAGGAGCCCGGCGAGGTGCCGACGGACCAGGAGATCGCGTGGTGCGCGCAGCACTGGCCGGTGGACGACCTGCCGGTTGGGGCACGGGTCGAGGTCGGGTCGACCCGGGATGCCGCGTGGAGCGACCTGGTCTCGCGGGTCCGCCGCGGGGCGGTGCTGGCCGTCGACTACGGCCACCTGCGGGCTGACCGGCCCACACATGGAACCCTCGCGGCCTACCGGGCGGGCGCGTTCGTGGCGCCGGTACCCGACGGGTCGTGCGACCTCACCGCCCACGTCGCCGTCGACTCGCTCGACCACGACGAGCTGCGCACTCAACGCGACGCCCTGCGCGCGCTCGGGGTCAAAGCCGCCCTGCCCGAGCACGAGTCGGCCCGCACCGACCCGGCCGGCTACGTCGCAGCCCTTGCCCGATCAAGCGCCGCCGCGGTCCTGACCGCCCCGAACGGCCTCGGCGCCTTCCACTGGGTGCTGCGCCGCTGCGATCCAGCAGGCACTCGCGCCGGTACGGCAGACTGACGAAGGTGACCTCGCAGACCTCGCCCGCGACCGGCATCCCCGCCCCGACTCGCGCCCTCGAGGTCGGGATGGGAGCCGGTGCCCTCGCCACCGCCGACATGGTGCTCAACATCGGCCCCCAGCACCCGGCCACCCACGGCGTGCTGCGCCTGCGCGTGGTGCTCGACGGCGAGCGCATCGTCTCGGCCGAGCCGATCATCGGCTACATGCACCGCGGCGCCGAGAAGCTGTTCGAGGTGCGCGACTACCGGCAGATCACCGTGCTCGCGAACCGGCACGACTGGCTCAGCGCGTTCAGCAGCGAGCTCGGCGTCGTGCTCGGCGTCGAGGCGATGCTCGGCATGGAGGTGCCCGAGCGCGCCGTCTGGCTGCGCACCCTGCTCGCCGAGCTCAATCGCGTTCTCTCACACCTGATGTTCCTCGGCTCCTACCCGCTCGAACTCGGCGCGATCACCCCGGTCTTCTACGCCTTCCGCGAGCGCGAAGAGCTCCAGGCGGTCATGGAGGAGGCGTCCGGCGGGCGCATGCACTACATGTTCAACCGGGTCGGCGGCCTCAAGGAGGACGTGCCCGCCGGGTGGCTCGGGCGGGTGTCGGATGCCGTGGCCGCCGTTCGTCGTCGGCTACCGGATCTGGAGTCGCTGATCGTGTCGAACGAGATCCTCGAGGCCCGAACGCGGGGCGTGGGGGTGCTCGACGTGGGAACGTGCACCGCCTACGGCGTCTCGGGGCCGATCGCCCGCGCCAGTGGGCTCGACGTCGACCTGCGCCGCGATGCCCCGTACCTGGCGTACGGCGAGCTGTTCGCACCCGACGGCCCCGGGCGGGTCGTGACGCGTACGGCCGGTGACTGCCTGGCCCGCCTGGAGGTGCTGCTCGAGCAGGTTCACGTGAGCCTGGACCTCGCGCAGGCATGCATCGACAGGCTGCACTCGCTGCCGGCCGGGCCGGTCAACCAGCGGCTGCCCAAGGTGCTCAAGGTGCCCGAGGGTGAGCGGTACACCGCGACCGAGAACCCGCTGGGGTTCAACGGCTACTACCTGGTCTCGCGCGGGGAGAAGACCCCGTGGCGGCTGAAGCTGCGCTCGGCATCGTTCAACAACGTGCAGGTGCTCTCGCAGGTGCTGCCCGGGTGCCTGGTCGCAGACATGGTCGCCGTGCTCGGGTCGATGTTCTTCGTCGTCGGGGACGTCGACAAGTAGGCCTGCCGGATGCCCTGCGGCCTTCCCGCGGAACGGGGTTGGCACCGGCTCGCAACCTCAGACACCGCTCCCGTAGCCATCCGGCCGCAACGGGGGTTCTTGTTCAGGCGGGCCAGGTGCGGCCTCGGGCGGGTTGACGGTCAGGTCCTCGTCAGGCTCCTGCTCGGCAGGAGCCTGCTTCTTCTCATTCTTTCCCATGCCCCATCCTCTCGGCTCCCACCCCGCAAGGAACAGAGTTCGCGCCAAGAAGGGTGGCAGACGCGGCCCTACGACGCGGAGGGTGCCGCGGGCGGGGAGTCTGCGTCGCCGGCATCCGGCGGGTCGATGCGGCACCAGCGTTGGGCGACCACGCCAGCGGCCGCCAGGGCCAGCGCAGCCACCACCAGCGCCGACAGCGGCAGCAGCCGACCTCGGTTGGCCACCAGTGACAGGTCGGTCGCGACGACGACGATCTGGCTGAGGTACCAGCCGGCTGCGGCCGCCCCGGTCAGCGCGGCCGCCTGCGCCAGCACGACGACGCGCGCCGCGCGCAGCGGGTCGAGCGTGCCCTTGGCCTCACCCTCGAGGTAGCGCTTCACCGGCCGGGCCAGCCACAGCACGATCCCGCCCATGGCGACGAGCAGCACCCCGGCGAGCAGCGACGGCCGGGGCACCAGGGAGCCGCCGCGCGTCAGCAGCGAGAACACCAGCACACCGATCACGCCCGTCACCGCGGCGACGAGCGCCAGGGTCTGCAGCCGGATCTCCTTGTGCGCCTTCACGACTCGTCCTCAGTCAGGCGCACCCCATGGGTGTCGACGGTGCCGACGAGATCGGCCACCGCCACCACGTCACCACCTCGGCGCAGCACCGCGGCCTGGTCGACCGCCAGCCACGGCACGAGCACGAATGCCCGCTCGTGGGCCCGGGGGTGCGGGAGGGTCAGGTGCGCTCGCTCGCTCACGACATCGGTGCCGGATGCCGGGTCGCCGTACTGCACGAGGTCGAGGTCGAGGGTGCGTGCCCCCCACCGCACCTCGCGGGTGCGATCGAAGCCCGCTTCCACGGCGTGCAGCGCCCGCAGCAACGACGCCGGCGAGAGCGTCGTGCGCCCCACGAGCACCGCGTTGGCGTAGTCGGGCTGGCCGGGCGGCCCACCGACCGGTGTGGTGTCGTAGGTCGGCGACACCCGGATGCCGGTCAGCCCCACGTCGAACTCGAGTTCGGCAACCGCTGCGGCCAGGGTGTCAGCGGGCGAGTCCTCGCCGCGCACGAGGTTGGCTCCCAGCGCGATGACGACAGGCACCGGATGCCGTTGCCGCGTCACCGACACCGTCACGTCGCCGAACGGCACGCCCACCGGCGCCTGCGGCTTGTGCACCGTCACCGTGACCTCGTCGACGGCGCTGTGCGACAACGCATCTGCGGCGATGACCTCGGCCAGTCGCTCGATGAGGTCGAAGGGCTCACCCTCGATGCGAGCCAGCGCCGCGGCGCCGATCTCGCCGTAGTTGACGGTGTCGACGAGGTCGTCACTGGCCCCGGCCGCGGCAAGGTCGACGGACAGCGCCACGTCGACGACGAACTCCTGCCCCTCGCGGCGCTCGTGCTCGAAGACCCCGTGGAACCCCCGGCCCCGCACCCCGCTGAGGACGATGCGGTCACTCATGGGTGCCTCGCAGCGCGTCGACGACGTCGAGGGTGTCGACGGTGCTGACGACGTCGTGCACCCGCACCGCCCACACGCCGAGCCGGGCCACGTGCGCCGTCGTGACCGCCGTGGCGACGTCGCGATCGAGAGGGGGCCGGACGGCATCCGAGGTGCGCCCGACGTGCCCGAGGAAGGTCTTGCGGGACGTGCCGACGAGCAGTCGGTGCCCGAGCGCCATGACCTCGTCGAGGCGGCGCAGCAGCTCCCAGTTGTGCTCGGCCTTCTTCGCGAAGCCGAAGCCCGGGTCGAGGACGATGTTCTCGGCGGCGACTCCGGCAGCGGTCAGCGCCTCGACGCGTGCCATCAGCTCGCGCGAGACGTCGGCCACGACGTCGTCGTAGACGGCGAACGACTGCATGACGGTGCTGTGCGCCCGCCAGTGCATCGCGATGAACGGCACGCCGCGCTCGGCGACCAGCGCACCCATCTCGGGGTCGGCCAGGCCACCGCTGACGTCGTTGACGACGACCGCACCGGCATCCAGCGCCGCCGCGGCAACCTCGGCCCGCATCGTGTCGACCGACACCGCGGCGACGTCCCGCAACGCCTCGATGACAGGCAGCACCCGGCGCAGCTCCTCCGCCGCGCTCGGCCGCTCGGCCCCCGGCCGGGTCGACTCACCGCCCACGTCGAGGAGGTCTGCACCGGCGGCGAGGAGGTCGCGACCGTGCGCCACGGCATCCTGCGGCGTGAACCAGGCCCCGCCGTCACTGAACGAATCGGGGGTCACGTTGACCACGCCCATGACGAGGGGGCGGCCGCCGCGAGCCTCGGGCAGCGTCGACGCCGATGGCGTCACGAGCGGGTCACCACGTCAGCGCTTGCCGCCGAGCAGCAACGACATCGCCTCGGCGCGGGTGGCCGGGTCGCGCAGCTGGCCGCGCACGGCGGAGGTGATGGTGCGCGACCCGGGCTTTTGCACACCACGCATCGACATGCACAGGTGCTCGGCCTCGATGACCACGATGACCCCCTGGGCGCCGAGGTGGGTGACGAGGGCGTCGGCCACCTGGGTGGTGATCTGCTCCTGCACCTGCGGGCGGCGGGCGAAGACCTCGACGAGGCGGCCGAGCTTGCTCAGCCCGGTGACCTTGCCATCCTCGGCCGGGATGTAGCCGATGTGCGCGACGCCGTGGAAGGGCAGCAGGTGGTGCTCACACGTGGAGTACATCGGGATGTCGCGCACGATGATGAGCTCTTCGTGGTCGATCGAGAAGGTCGTCGACAACACGTCGGCCGGGTCCTGGTCGAGGCCGGCGTAGAGCTCGCGGGCGGCGCGGGCCACCCGGCCCGGGGTCTCGCGCAGGCCCTCACGGTCGGGGTCCTCGCCGATGGCGAACAGCAGCTCGCGCACCGCGGCCTCGGCCCGGGCGAGGTCAACCCCGCGCGGGCCGACGCGGTTGTCGTCGCCGTTGTCGTCGCCGGTGTCGCCAGCGCCGACCTCAGCCGTCGACACGTCCACCGTCCGGGACCTGGATGATCTGGGTCGGCGGGGTGTCCTCGACCTGCGTCGGGGCGCCGGCGCGGGCCGCCGCGTCGATGTCGGCCTCGGTGCTCGGGTTGCCGGGGTTCACCGAGGCACCCGCGGGGGCACCGGAGCCGTTGCTGCGACCGTTGAGGGCAGCCTGCTCGGCCGGGGTCAGCACCGGCGGACGGTCCGAGAGCGTGCGGTGCTCGCTGGAGAGCCACAGCTCGCGCACCGGGCGCTTGCGCACGTCCTTGAAGATCTCGGCGAGCTCGGCCGCGTTGAGCGTCTCCTTCTCGAGCAGGTCGAGCACGAGGCGGTCGAGGATGTCGCGGTTGTCGTTGACGGCATGCCAGGCCTCGTCGTGCGCGTCGTCGACGAGCCTGCGGACCTCCTCGTCGACGACCGCGGCGACCTGCTCGGAGTAGTCACGCTGGTGGCCCATGTCGCGGCCGAGGAACACCTCGCCCTGGCTCTGGCCCAGCTTGATCGCACCGACCCGCTCGCTCATGCCGTACTCGGTGACCATCTTGCGGGCCATGCCCGTGGCCTTCTCGATGTCGTTCGCGGCGCCGGTCGTCGGGTCGTGGAAGATGATCTCCTCCGCGACACGGCCACCGAGGGCGTAGGCGAGCTGGTCGAGGATCTCGTTGCGGGTGGTGGAGTACTTGTCGTCGGTCGGCATCACCATCGTGTAGCCGAGAGCACGCCCGCGAGGCAGGATCGTCACCTTGGTGACCGGCGAGGTGTGGTTCATCGCCGCCGCCACCAGCGCGTGGCCACCCTCGTGGTAGGCCGTGATCTTGCGCTCCTTGGCCGACATGATGCGGGTGCGCTTCTGCGGTCCGGCGATGACGCGGTCGATGGCCTCGTCGAGCACCTCGTCGTCGATGAGCTTCTTGTCACCACGGGCCGTGAGCAGCGCGGCCTCGTTGAGCACGTTGGCCAGGTCGGCACCGGTGAAGCCGGGCGTGCGGCGGGCGACGGCGAGCAGGTCGACGCCGGAGGCCATCGGCTTGCCCTGTGAGTGGACCTCGAGGATACGGTGGCGACCGATCATGTCGGGGGCCTCGACGGCGATCTGCCGGTCGAAACGGCCCGGACGCAGCAGGGCCGGGTCGAGGATGTCGGGGCGGTTGGTCGCGGCGATGAGGATGACGTTGGTCTTCACGTCGAACCCGTCCATCTCGACGAGGAGCTGGTTCAGGGTCTGCTCGCGCTCGTCGTGCCCACCACCGAGGCCCGCGCCACGGTGGCGGCCCACGGCATCGATCTCGTCGACGAACACGATCGCCGGGGCGTTGGCCTTGGCCTGCTCGAACAGGTCACGAACACGGGAGGCACCGACACCGACGAACATCTCGACGAAGTCGGACCCGGAGATCGAGTAGAACGGCACCCCGGCCTCACCGGCCACCGCGCGGGCCAGCAGGGTCTTGCCCGTTCCGGGAGGACCGTAGAGAAGCACGCCCTTGGGGATCTTGGCGCCGACGGCGAGGAACTTGGCCGGCTCGGAGAGGAACTCCTTGATCTCGTGCAGCTCCTCGACGGCCTCGTCGGCACCCGCGACGTCGGCGAAGGTGACCTTGGGGGTGTCCTTGGTCGCGAGCTTGGCCTTGGACTTGCCGAACTGCATGACCCGCGAGCCACCGCCCTGCGCCTGGCTCATGAGGAACCAGAACAGACCGACGAGGAGCAGCACGGGGAAGAAGCTGATGAAGATCGTCCAGAACGCGCTGGTGCTCTCGACCTTGTCGTTGTACCCGTTCGGCAGGTTGGTGCGCAGGGCGTCCACGAGCTGCTCGGCGCGGGCGTCGACGAACTCGGCGCGCACCTTGGTGGCCCCGCTGATGTTGTTCGCCTCGTCGCTGAAGGTCTGGCCGTCGCGCAGGTCCAGGGTGAGGACGTTCTCCGTCGTCATCTGGGCCTTGTCGACCTTCTTGTCGGCGATGAGCTTCTCGGCCTGCGCCGTGGTGATGGTCGTGTAGCCGCCGTCACCGTCCAAGGAGAACACCGTCAGCATCACCACGACGACGGCCAGCACCCAGAACAACGGGGCCTTGAAGATGCGCTTGAAGTCCATGTGGGTGCGGAGCTCGCGCTCCGGTCCTCCTGCTCGTGGGTCTTTCGGCCGCCCAGCGCTCAGGCCGGGCAGGAACGGGTACACGCTAGCAACGCGCCCCGTTCCCCCCGTGTTCCGACCGCGGCGAGCAACGGCATCCGACATGGAGGCGCGGGCGTACCTGCGGTGACCTGTTGGTCGATTCCGGTACGGCGGGGGCGTACCTGCGGTGACCTATTGGTCGATTCCGGTACGGCGCGCGGTCAGCTGTAGACGTGCGGGGCGAGGGTCCCGACGCAGCGCAACCCCCGGTAGGCGTCGGCGAAGTCCAGTCCGTAGCCGACGACGAACTCGTTGGGGATGTCGAACCCGACCCACTTGACGTCGACGTCGACCTTGGCGGCCTCCGGCTTGCGCAGCAGGGTGCAGATCTCGACCGAGGCCGGGTTGCGCGACTCGAGGTTGGCCTTGATCCACGACAGCGTCAGACCGGAGTCGATGATGTCCTCGACGATCAGCACGTGGCGACCGGTGATGTCGGTGTCGAGGTCCTTGAGGATGCGCACCACCCCGCTGCTCTTGGTGCCGGACCCGTAGGAGGACACCGCCATCCAGTCCACCGGTGCCGTCATGGGCAGGGCACGCATGAGGTCTGCCATCACCATGACCGCTCCCTTGAGCACCCCGACGAGCAGCAGGTCCTTGCCGTCGTACTCGCGCGCGATCATCGCGGCCAGTTCGTCGAGCTTGGCGTGGATCTCCTCCTCGGTGATGAGGACCTTCTCGAGATCGGCTCCCATGTGGGCAGCGTCCACTGCAGCTCCTGGTGTGGTGGGGCGGGTGACGTCGTTGACCTACTCAACCAGAGCCGAGGGGGCGATGGACACCCGACTGCCGGATCGCCTCACCAGAAGAGCCCCCGGCGCGTGGATCGGACCCTGGCCGCGCCACGCCGTCAGCAGGGCATCACAGGCCTCGACGTGACGGGTCGAGACCTGGCTTGCTGGGGCGCCCGCGGCCGTCAGCAGGCGCCTCCACACCCTCGAGCGCACGGCGGCCGGGATGCCGTGCAGCGCCTCGACGGGCCACGGCCCCCCACCCAGCGCGCTCACGGCGGCGTCGGCTGCGGCATCGAGGTGGTCGGCATCAGTGCGAAGGTGGGATGCCGTTCGCGCCAGTGCCGCGGCGACCCCCGGCCCGAGGTCGCGTTCGAGATCGGCCACCGCCCGCCGAGCCCGCACGCGTGCGAAGGTGGGGTCCTCGTTCATCGGGTCGTCCCACCAGGTCAGGCCCTGCGCCGCGGCCGAGGCCCGGCACTGGTCACGGGTGATGCTCAGCAGGGGACGGCGGAAACGACCTCGCGCGGACGGCATCCCGGCCAGGGATCGGGCACCGGATCCACGAACCAGGCCCAGCAGCACCTGCTCGGCCTGGTCGTCCAGGGTGTGCCCGAGCAGCACGAGGGTGGCGCCGTGGCTGTGCGTGGCCTCCTCCAGGGCGCGGTAGCGGGCTGTCCGGGCGGCGGCCTCGACCCCGTCACCGTCGGTGGTGACCTCGACGCGGATCACCTCGACCGGGTCCAGGCCCAGGGCGTGCAGGGTCTGCGCCGCGCGGTCCGCGACGTGCGCCGAGTCAGGTTGCAGGCCGTGGTCGACCACCACCGCCCCCGCGCGCACCCCGGCCGGCGGCGCCTCGAACGCCGTCGCCGCAGCCAAGGCCAGGGAGTCCGCGCCACCGCTGCAGGCAACGAGCACGAGAGGAGGCGCCGCGGCATCCGCGTCGTGGTCACCTCGTGTCAGCCCATCCGCCGCGACCACGTTGTCGGCCTGCGGGGCTCGAGCCGGGGACTGCGGTGCCGGTGGTGGCGCAAGCTCGGCGAGGACGCGGCGGACGGCGACGCGAACGGCGGCCGTCGCGGCATCCGGCTTGCCCCACGCTCGAGTCACCACCCCATCCTCCACACCACCTCAGCGACATATTGCGATCCAGCCACCCTTTTCGGGAGGTTTCTGACCGCGCGACGGTGGCTGGATCGCAATAGGTCGCGGAAGGTCAGCCGTGGACGCGACGGACCCAGGCCTGCGGGTCCTGGATCTCACGGGCGAGCGGCAGCGTCTGCGGCGAGGCCCAGATCGCGTTGAACCCCTCGACCCCGACAGACGCCTGCACCCCGCGCACGAACACCGCCCCGTCGCGGTACTGGCGCAGCTTGGCCTCGAGACCGAGCAGGCGGCGCAGCATCCGGTCCGGGGCTCCGGCACCCTTGCGCTTCTCGCTGAACTTCGCCCGGATGTGCGCGACGGTCGGGATGTGCGCCGGGCCCACGTCGTCCATGACCACGTCGGCGTGCCCCTCGAGCAGGGACATGACGGCGGTGAGGTCGGCCATCTTCTCGCGCTGCTCGGGTGTGGTGAACAGCCCCGCGAGCCCGGTGCTGCCCTCGCGGAAGACCTCGGGCAGGCGCTGGGTCAGCAGCTCCGTCAGCTCACCGAGCCGCTCGGAGTCGGGTGCGAGGTCGACGGCCAGCTCCCGGGCCTGCGTGATGAGGTGCTCGCGCAGCCAGGGGTTGGCGGTGAACTGCACCCGGTGGGTCTCCTCGTGCATGCACACCCAGGCGCGGAAGTCCGCACGGTCGACCCCGAGGGTCGTGGCGACGTCGATGATGTTCGGGGCGACGAGCATGAGGGCGGGCGTGCCCCCGGGCGCGAGGTCGTACTGCCCCAGCACCTTGCTCGCCATGAACGCGAGCAGGGCCCCGGCTTCCGCGCCGGTGACCTTGGCCCCGACCGCGGCGACGGTCGCGTTGGGCGTGGCCGCTGCACCGTCGCCCCGCTTGGCGATGATCTCCTCGAAGGTCGGGTCGAGCATGGCGCTCATCGAGTCGGCGTTGACGGCGATCCACGTGGCGCGGTCGACGACGAGGGCGTCCGGCGCGTCGTCGGGGGTGCGCAGCCGGGCGGTCTCGGCGACCGGCTCACGCGCCGCAGCGGCGGCGGCCCGGATGGCCTCGACCTCGGCGATGGCTTCCTCACGGGTGACCGAGGGCCCGGCGGCCACCAGTTTCCGCCCGGTTGTCTTCGCGAACTCCCAGTCGACGTATCCCACGTGGGCCCAGCCTCTCCGTTGTGCCGCGTCAGCGGCAGCCGCACCTGGTCAGGGCGGCCACGATGCGGTCCAACGCGGCCCGAGCACGCAGCGTTCCCCCGAAGTCCTTCGGGAACTCGTCGACGAGCACGACGAACGTCAGCGGGCGGCCGTCTGCGGTGACCGTCGTCCCGGCGAGCGACGATCCCGCCTTCAGGGTGCCCGTCTTGGCACGCGGCACCCCCACGACGTCCTGCGTGGCGTCGGAGGAGAAGCGCCCGCGCATCGTGCCGGACACGCCGCTGACCGGCAGCCCGGCGATGACGTCGCGCAAGCCCGGAACCTGGTCAGGGTTGTCGGTCGCGACCAGCTGGAGCACGCCCGACAGCGTGGCCGCGCTCGCTGCCTGACCGGGGCTGAGCCCGCTGGCGTCCTTGAGCACGAGCCCCTCGGTCGGGATGCCGTGCGCCGTCAGCCGTTCGACGATGAACGCGGCGTTGTCACCGCCCCTGGTCGTTCGCAGACCCGCCGTGGCGGCGGCCTGGCGCACGAGGTTCTCGGTGAGGGCGTTCTCGCTGCGGTCCAGCGCGAGGTCGAGCACCTCGCCGTAGGTGGCCGAGCGCACGCTGCCCAGCTCGACGGCATCCTCGGATGCCGGGTCGCCCCAGGTCTTGTCGGGCGCCAGGGTGGCGCTCACCCCCTTGGCCTTGAGCGCTGCGACGAAGGCCTTCGCCACCTCCGTCTCGGGGCGGATCGGTGACGGGCGCCCCGCAGCGGGCAGCTGTGTCGCGAGCCCGGTCATGACGACGGCCTGGGTGAAGCCGTCGCGCACGTCATCGGGGTTCCACGCCGGCGGGTAGCGCGGCCCGGGCGCCCAGCTGAGGTCGAGGCGCAGGGTGACCTCCGTCGTACCGGTGGGCTTGAGCGCCGCGGCGACCTGGGACGCGAGGTCAGCCAGACCGGCGCGCCCGGCCACGGCATCCGGCGTGCCCTTGCCCGGCGCGAGGAGGGTGTCGCCGCCGGCGACGAGCACGAGGTCGCTCGACCCCGGGGTCGCGACCACGCGCGTCGTCATCGCCTCGCGCAGGTCGAGCGTGTCGGCGACGGCCAGCGCCGCGAGCAGCTTGGCCGTCGAGGCGGGCACCCGCGGCTGGTCGGCGTCGAGCGCGTAGAGCTCGTCCCCGGTGATGGCGTCGCGCACGCTGATGCCGACACCGCCGTCGAGGGCCGGGTCGTCCGAGGCACCACCGACAGCGTCGGCCAGGCCCTTCGCCGTGGGCAGCGGCGCCGTGGCGCCCTCGTCGGTGAGCATCGGGTCAACCGTGGCTGCCGGGACCGGGAGCAGCACCGGCGCCGGGGTGCCGGACACCGTCGGCGTGGGGATCGCCACCGGACGATCGAGGGTGAGGATGCCGGGTGCGACGTCCATGACGTCGGCCGCGACGTAGCCCGTGGTCGCGACGAGGACGGCGAGGGAGGCGAGCATGACTCGTCTCACGGCCACTCCCTTCGCCCTCGACCCCGCCAATGGGCCACACTGTGCAAAGAGCCTAGGTCAACCGCCTGTCACCCCCAGCACCCTCACGCAAGGAGAGCCCGTCGTGGAGTTCGACGTCACCATCGAGATCCCCAAGGGGCAGCGCAACAAGTACGAGGTCGACCACGAGTCCGGGCGCATCCGCCTGGACCGGATGCTGTTCACCGCGATGGCCTACCCCTCGGACTACGGCTACATCGAGGACTCCCTCGGTGAGGACGGCGACCCGCTCGATGCCCTGGTGCTGCTCGACGAGCCGACCTTCCCCGGCTGCCTCGTGCGCGCCCGCCCGATCGGCATGTTCCACATGCGTGACGAGGCCGGCGGTGACGACAAGATCCTGTGCATCCCGGCGGGCGACCCGCGCAAGTACCACATCCGGGAGATCGAGGACGTCAGCGAGTTCGACCGCCTCGAGATCCAGCACTTCTTCGAGACCTACAAGGACCTCGAGCCCGGCAAGTCGGTCGAGGGCGCCCACTGGGCGGGCCGCGAGGAGGCCGAGAACTGCATCCGTGAAGCCATCGCCCGCGCCAAGGATGCCGGCATCTCCACGGCCCGCTGGCGCATGCCGGAGCACGA encodes the following:
- the tilS gene encoding tRNA lysidine(34) synthetase TilS — its product is MTRAWGKPDAATAAVRVAVRRVLAELAPPPAPQSPARAPQADNVVAADGLTRGDHDADAAAPPLVLVACSGGADSLALAAATAFEAPPAGVRAGAVVVDHGLQPDSAHVADRAAQTLHALGLDPVEVIRVEVTTDGDGVEAAARTARYRALEEATHSHGATLVLLGHTLDDQAEQVLLGLVRGSGARSLAGMPSARGRFRRPLLSITRDQCRASAAAQGLTWWDDPMNEDPTFARVRARRAVADLERDLGPGVAAALARTASHLRTDADHLDAAADAAVSALGGGPWPVEALHGIPAAVRSRVWRRLLTAAGAPASQVSTRHVEACDALLTAWRGQGPIHAPGALLVRRSGSRVSIAPSALVE
- a CDS encoding zinc-dependent metalloprotease, with product MGYVDWEFAKTTGRKLVAAGPSVTREEAIAEVEAIRAAAAAAREPVAETARLRTPDDAPDALVVDRATWIAVNADSMSAMLDPTFEEIIAKRGDGAAATPNATVAAVGAKVTGAEAGALLAFMASKVLGQYDLAPGGTPALMLVAPNIIDVATTLGVDRADFRAWVCMHEETHRVQFTANPWLREHLITQARELAVDLAPDSERLGELTELLTQRLPEVFREGSTGLAGLFTTPEQREKMADLTAVMSLLEGHADVVMDDVGPAHIPTVAHIRAKFSEKRKGAGAPDRMLRRLLGLEAKLRQYRDGAVFVRGVQASVGVEGFNAIWASPQTLPLAREIQDPQAWVRRVHG
- a CDS encoding inorganic diphosphatase, translating into MEFDVTIEIPKGQRNKYEVDHESGRIRLDRMLFTAMAYPSDYGYIEDSLGEDGDPLDALVLLDEPTFPGCLVRARPIGMFHMRDEAGGDDKILCIPAGDPRKYHIREIEDVSEFDRLEIQHFFETYKDLEPGKSVEGAHWAGREEAENCIREAIARAKDAGISTARWRMPEHDDLVWDGGSSQRTPEEISAASERARSGLATKENPLSDND
- a CDS encoding D-alanyl-D-alanine carboxypeptidase, which translates into the protein MRRVMLASLAVLVATTGYVAADVMDVAPGILTLDRPVAIPTPTVSGTPAPVLLPVPAATVDPMLTDEGATAPLPTAKGLADAVGGASDDPALDGGVGISVRDAITGDELYALDADQPRVPASTAKLLAALAVADTLDLREAMTTRVVATPGSSDLVLVAGGDTLLAPGKGTPDAVAGRAGLADLASQVAAALKPTGTTEVTLRLDLSWAPGPRYPPAWNPDDVRDGFTQAVVMTGLATQLPAAGRPSPIRPETEVAKAFVAALKAKGVSATLAPDKTWGDPASEDAVELGSVRSATYGEVLDLALDRSENALTENLVRQAAATAGLRTTRGGDNAAFIVERLTAHGIPTEGLVLKDASGLSPGQAASAATLSGVLQLVATDNPDQVPGLRDVIAGLPVSGVSGTMRGRFSSDATQDVVGVPRAKTGTLKAGSSLAGTTVTADGRPLTFVVLVDEFPKDFGGTLRARAALDRIVAALTRCGCR